One segment of Streptosporangium brasiliense DNA contains the following:
- the rpsJ gene encoding 30S ribosomal protein S10 — protein MAGQKIRIRLKAYDHEVIDSSAKKIVETVTRTGAKVAGPVPLPTEKNVYCVIRSPHKYKDSREHFEMRTHKRLIDIIDPTPKTVDSLMRLDLPAGVDISIKL, from the coding sequence ATGGCGGGACAGAAGATCCGCATCCGGCTCAAGGCCTATGACCACGAGGTCATCGACAGCTCGGCCAAGAAGATCGTCGAGACGGTCACGAGGACTGGCGCTAAGGTCGCGGGCCCGGTGCCGCTGCCGACCGAGAAGAACGTGTACTGCGTCATCCGCTCGCCGCACAAGTACAAGGACAGCCGCGAGCACTTTGAGATGCGCACGCACAAGCGGCTGATTGACATCATCGACCCGACGCCGAAGACGGTCGACTCGCTCATGCGACTCGACCTCCCCGCCGGCGTTGACATCTCGATCAAGCTCTGA